AATTCCCGTAACATCAGAAGCCTTGACCTGAACGACATAGGCCTTGATTCCCAATCTTTTCAATAAACGGCATGGCCTGTCGGGAGAAATACCAATATTGTATATCCCATCAGTAAAAAGGATGATCAATTTGTTTTTTAAGACATCCCTCTTTTCCATCTCTTTAGCAAACTTGATTGCGTAGTCATCAAGGTAATTTCTGTTAATGCTCTTTCTTAAATCTGTTATCGTAAACTCCCCTCCCATTTCTTTTTCAAATAAGGCGGCTATGGAAGTAAAGAGCCCTTCCCCTATCGATGTCTGATAACCCATCTGTGAAGAATGTATACGCCCCAAGGATTTGTGAAGCAATTCTTTTTCCATCGTGGGCATTACAATGAGCGCAGCATCTGTGCCAAAGATTGAAATACCAATGAGGTCATTCGGCCTTTTCCGTATAAAATCCCCAACAATTTTTTTAATGGTTTTGATGGCTGTTCCAGTTGTGCTGAAGGAGGTGTCTATGCAAAGCACTATTTCACGTCCACGAATATTTGAATCTTCTTCATAATATTTTGTTTGTGGGTGCGATAAGGCGACAACAAGGAAAAATATGGCACCAAAAAAAACTGGTTTCCACAAACGAACGATAATCTTTTTTGTCCCAACCGGCTCACGCAGACAATAAACGCTTGAATACCCAACAAACGCTCCTTCTTTCCAGAAAAAAAACAAAAGACCTAAAGGAATGAGCAGTAAAAAAAACCAGGGGTGAGTAAAGGTCATTGAGACACACCTGTTATTTGTATAATTTTTTCGATCCCCTCCAGAACCTTGTCCGTATTCTTTTCTTTCACTTGGTTTCCAAAGATAATGTCATCCAGTTGCTTTAAGACAGTTTTGATAACAGATAATGCTCCTTCAGACAGTTGTTTTTGCTCAACATATTGTATAAAATTTGCCGTAGGAGTTGAGAGCGCACGTTCCATAGGAATATCAATACACCTCCCCAAATAAATCCTCAAGGCCTTGTCAAGAATACATACATTCTCCCGGTTTTTCATGTTTTCACTTGAATATTGAAATGATGCAATGGCATCTTCTAAAGTTTTCAAGGCGCTTTGCGGAGTTTCATGCATAACCTTTGGCCGTGCAGAAAACCTCTTTCTCAGTTTTGCACGCGCGGCTATCACACCGAGAAAAACAAGCAAAGAAGCCCCTGTTCCTATGGGCAAATAACCATGAAGCGAGAGATACTTCCCCGAATAGTTCATTGGGCCTTTTGCCCCCTCCAAGGAAACATCGACTGACTTGAGGAGGCTATTTATAAGGACGGTTTGAGGCGCCGTTTTAACCTCTTTCGTTTCAATGGATACTTCATCGGCATTTTCCTTCTCATATCCCGAACGAGAATTCTTATAATAAAGAACAGATACAGCAGGAATTTCCGGATTTCTCTTTTTACCACCCAATTCATAGATAGAAAGAGTGTAGTGCAATAGTGTTTTCTCAATATCTCCTTCTGTCAGATTTTCTTTTTCCACCTTGAGAATTTCAAAAGGGGAAAAATTGATGGTTTCAATGCTTTTTTTCAGGAGATTTATCTCCTTTTCCCGCCAAATGGTAAGGGTATAATGAATGTGATCCCCAATGGTAATGACATCTCTATCCAGCTTTCCCTCCATAAGGATAGGAACTTTTTTGATTGTGACGGGTGAAGAAATCGCCGAACCTTCAGTCTTGTTCACCTCATTCATGTATGAAAGAGTAAAAGATGGTATCGTGTAAATTCCCTCTTCATAGTCAGCGGGCAAAGAAAGTGCGTAGGTAATTATCTGGTAGTCAAACTCATTATCAAATATTTGACGTTTACCTATTGTAACCCCTTGAATTACAAATGGATGAAGGTCTATTTTATCTATACCTTCCAAATGGACCGTCAATCCTAATTTCCACATTACCTGAACTGTCAGATAGAATGTCTTGCCCGTAATTATTCGATAATCATCAATAAAAGTCCATATCTGGAGTGGATAACCCTCTAGTTTAAGTCCTTCTTCCACCACGGGAATTTCTTGAATTTTAGGTTGTTCCTGGGCCTTGAGAGGAACAAGATGATTCCCCAAAGCAATGACACTGATAAGTAAAATGAAAAAAACAGGTCTCATCGTTTCTTTTTTCCCCCTCTTCTGACGCGTTTATCAAAAAATTCCGAAATTTTTATTACCCACCCCTCTTCGCTCTCTTCGGTTGATAAAGCCAAATAATCTAGTTCCAACTTTCTGAATAATGTAAAACAGGGCAACTGCTTATTTATCGCTGAAATGTCTATTATCCTTGTCTCATGGGTTTCCATATCCTTTACAGTAAGAAACCCTCTTATGTTTGGCAAGTTTGCTTCTCGTCTGTCCGAAACAATGATAGGAACTACCTCATGCAAGCAGGATAGTGTTTTTAGTGATTGTTCATAATTGTACGGAGCTAAAAAATCTGACAGTATGAATACGAGCGCAGGAGCTAAAGATTTTTTGCATAAAAAAGTAAAGGCAGTATTTAAATCAGTGCATTTACTAGACGGTAAATCAAGCAAAATGTCTTTTATATTCTTCAAAGCTTCCTTTTCACCGGCTTTTGGGCGGATATAGTTCTCTACTCTATCGGTAAAGGTAATAAAACCAATTTCATTGCCCGTTTCCGAGGCTGCAGAAACAAGGAGAGACATAATTTTCGACTGCGCCTGTTCCTTTGTTATCAGAGAAGAACCAAATTTCTCAGACCTACTCGTATCTATAAGAAACAAGATGACTACTCTCTTGTCTATTAAATTTATACGAACATGGAGATTCCCGGTCCTTGCGGTTGCCTTCCAGTCGATAGACCGAAAATCATCACCCGGTTGATATTGCCGGAGCTCGTCAAATTCCAAACCATGGGGAGCGTTTAAATAGCTTGAAAAAACCCCTTCAAAGCGGTTTCCAATCAACCGCTGCAAGTAAAGCCTTATTCTTTTCTTCATCCGGTCTATTCTATCCTAGGAATCCTGGAAAGTATCTTTTCAATAATATCATCAGAATCAATACCTTGGGACTCAGCCGCATGAGTGAGGATGATTCTATGTCGTAAAACAGGATAAGCCATTTTTTGAACATGTTCAGGCAATATACAATCATCTCCGTGAATAAAGGCATATACACGGGATGCTTTTGCCAAGGCAATCGTTGCCCTGGGAGAGGCTCCATACATAACAAGATTTCCCAGCGCACCATTATTCTCCTCAGGCCTTGTAGCCCTGACCAATCGAGTGATATATTTTACTATAGGCGCCGTTTCCCTTAACGGCAGCCACTCGGTAATCATATGTCTCAGCGAAAGCACTTCTTCTGGCTTTAAAAGGGTAGACAACGCAGCCTCAACATCAAGTGCCTGTCTTTCTGCGATTACTCTTTCATCTCCGTATGACGGATAACAAACATTCAGCTTAAACATAAATCTATCTATTTCCGCCTCTGGCAATACGTAGGTTCCTGATATCTCAATCGGGTTCTGGGTTGCCAAGACAAGAAACAACTTTTCCAGAGGATAGGACGCACGACCAATTGTTACCTGTTTTTCCTGCATAGCCTCAAGCAAGGCGCTTTGGACCTTAGCAGGCGCACGATTAATCTCATCCGCAAGCAATACATTGGTAAATACCGGTCCTTTTTGTACCCTGCTCTTTTTTGTTTCAGGATCATATATTTCAAACCCCGTAATGTCACCAGGGATTAGATCCGGGGTAAATTGCACTCTCTGAAATTTCGCATCTAAAACACGGGCAACGGTTTTTACGGCGACAGTTTTTCCCAATCCTGGGTATCCTTCCAAAAGTATATGACCGTCAGAGAGGAGGGCGATGATGATTCCCTCTATCATTTCTTCTTGGCCCACAATTACCTTCCCAACCTCACTTTGTATTGCTTCAACCTTCTCTTTGATTCCCTCTTTGCCACTTGATCTTTTCGTCCGCAGCTTTACCATCTCTCTAACCCCTTTCACTGTAAAATTTCAAGGCGAAATTATATATTCTTTTTTTTTTGTTTACAAACAAATAATGGAGTGGTTTTACAGCGTATATGGAATATATTTATCAGGAAAGAAGCTGATATATGCGTTTTTTTCTTTTAAGGATTGAATCCCCTCTGTCTATAAGCATAAATATAAAATTTTTTATTTAACAGCAAAAAATCTGAGTATTCGCCACTTTTCACTTCGTTGTATGCAAAGTAAAAAATAATAATGGCATGTCATATGCGCACATAAGTATTGATAAATAAATGATTCTAACTCAATATATCTTTCCCCAGATAAAATTCTATTGACAGTAAATTTGAAAACGTGTATATATCGTGTTTCTAAAAAGTTAACACCCATAATACCATTTATTTACTATTTTGTTTGATATATTATAGACTTAAGAAAGGGGTTTGAAAAATGTCGTTTTCAAAACCAAATGCGTCAGCGGCAACTCGCACAAGAAATAGAACACCAAATGATAGGACTGCCGCAAGCGGCATGTGTTCTGTTTGTGTTGACGAGTGCCCTGGTTATTGTGAAATAGGAAAATCCGCGTTTAGAGCTGCTGAAAACCTTTATCCTCAACCATTTGGAGTGATCACTGCCGGAGCAGATAAAGAATATCCTGTAGATTTTAGTCATCTCAATATTATGGGAACCGCCGTTGGCGCTGTCGGTGTAAAGGCGGACAGTGATCAAGCGATATTTGATAATGTAAACACGGAAACACGGTTAGGGAGAGACAAAGGGATCAAATTAAAATTACCCATTATGATCCCAGGACTGGGTTCAACGAAAGTAGCAAAAACACACTGGGACGGATTAGCAATTGGATCTGCAATTTCTGGCACAGGATTAACAATCGGTGAAAATGTCTGTGGAATGGATGAAAAGGCAAAAATTGTAAATGGCAGAATAACTCATAGTCCAGACATGGAATATCGTGTAAAATCGTTTCAGGATTACCAAAAAGACGGCTATGGACTTATTGTAATGCAGGAAAACATTGAAGACTGCCGGTTGGGTGTGCTTGAATATGGAATAGACAAATTAGGAGTGCAAGCCGTAGAACTAAAGTGGGGACAAGGCGCCAAAGACATTGGCGGCGAAGTCAAGATAAACAACCTGGAAAAGGCAAGGATGCTGAGAGACAGAGGTTACATTGTCCTGCCGGATCCTTACGATAAGACCGTAGCATCTCTTTTCGGCAAGACATTTTCAGAATTTGAAAGACATTCCCGGGTTGGAATGGTTTCGGAAGAAGCCTTTGTAAAAAGAGTAAAAGAGCTGAGAAAGGCTGGCGCTAAATATGTTTTCTTAAAGACCGGTGCATATAGACCCGCGGACCTGGCAAGGGCAATCAGATATTGTTCCATTTCAGGAGTTGATGTGCTAACGGTTGATGGCGCTGGCGGTGGAACGGGAATGAGCCCCTGGCATATGATGAACGAATGGGGTGTGCCAACTTTTTACATATCAGCTCTCACGTATAATTATGCGCACAAACTGGCATCAAAACGACAGCATGTTCCTGATATTATCCTTGCCGGTGGTTTTGCGTTTGAGGACGATATATTTAAGGCCTTTGCGATTGGAGCTCCTTACGTCAAAGCGGTAGGAATGGCACGTTCTCCCCTCTGTGCAGCACATGTCGGGAAATTAATTGAAGACCAAATTAAGGAGAAAAAGATTGACAAAACGGTAGCGATGTATGGAAAAACCCTAGATGAAATCTTTGTTCTGGCATCCAGGGTTAATAGCACATTTGGTTCTAAAGGTAAAACAATCCCTGCAGGCGCAATGGGGGTTTATTCATACTATCAACGTATCGCACAAGGTCTGCGCCAGTTAATGTGTGGATCAAGGAAATTTGCGCTGGAATATATCACCCGGGATGATATCGTAACTTTGACGCGTGATGCATCAGAAATAAGTGGCATAACATACGTTATGGATGCAGACAAGGAAGAGGCAGAGCAAATTCTCGCCGGAAAAGAAAACGCTAAGGCAAAAAAGGCAGCAAAGGCAAAGGTAACAAAAAAATCCAAAAGTAAGAGCAAAAAATAACCGTCACTATTGTAACGGTACCCAACAGAGCAAAAACAAAGACAACTCGTTTCGTTTATTTCTTACCATTCACAAGTAATAATTTTAGGGTTTTTCAATATCTTAACGGTATTGAAAAACCCTTTTTTATTCAATAATACATGAAGATTGCATTGGTAATATATCAATTTATAAAGGAAAGGGGGGGCGTCGAACGGTACGCTTTCGACTTATCCGAACAACTTCTTGATAAAAATTATGAAATACACATATTTACCCACAAATTTGATTTTATACAACGTAAGAAGTTATATTTCCACTACGTACCAGCCATTACATTTTGGTCGCCGCTGAAATATTGGACATTTGCGGTAAATGTCCCAAAAGCCATAAAAAAAACGGGGATAAAATTTGATCTCATTCATGGATTAACACAAACACTATCTCAAGATATTTATCGGGTCGGCGGAGGGTGTCATTGGGAGTACATGATGCACACCTATCCTCTCATGCAGTGTAAGGTTGGTAAAATTATCCTGTGTCTCAACCCCAGGCATTTCAGCCTTCTCCTTTTAGAAAAAATTATTTTTAAAAAAAATAAATTTTATCAGATAACCTGCATCTCTGAACAATGCAAGAGAGAAATTATGCATCATTATGACTTACCATCGAACAAAATCGAGGTTATTTACAATGGTGTAAACATCACTCTATTTACTCCTCGAAATAAACAGAGGTATAGAGAAATAATGAGGAAACAATTTTCTATTTCTCCGGATAAAGTGCTTCTGTTATTTGTCGGATCCGGTTTTAAAAGAAAAGGCCTGAAACATGTGATAAATGCACTACCTCTCATAACCAACAGAAAAAAAATAAAAGTATTAGTTGCCGGAAAAGGAAACACACAACACTATTATAGACTTGCTTTACACAAGGGTGTGGAAGACATAATAAGCTTTACCGGTATATATAAACACACTCAGGAGCTCTATGCGGCGGCAGATATTTTCGTTTTTCCCAGCGAATATGACGCCTTTGGCACAGCCTGCCTGGAAGCAATGGCCTCTGAAATTCCTGTTATTACAAGTGAAACAAGCGGTGTATCGGAAATCATTACAAACGGAAAAGATGGTTTTATTCTTAACTATCCAATCGCGGCAAAAGAACTGGCAAAATACATCCAGATACTTTTAGAAAAAAAAGTACGAGAAAAAATGGGAAAGGCCGCAAGACAAAAAGCGGAGATGTATTCCTTTGAAACGAATGCAAAAAACACCCTCCGGGTATACAGAAAGGTACTTGATTCGATATTATGACAAACGGTATATAAATAGACTTGAATATCCAAAAAAGACAATCTCATAATATAATAAATAAAAATGACTTATATCAATTATTGCAGCAAGAATAACATCCAATGGCTGATTTGCGACAGCACCTCAAAGACCTTGAAAAAAATATTGGACTCTGCAAAAATGGAATTACACTGCGAAATAATACGGGATGGACGTTCCAGGAAGGTTTTAAAATATACAAATGGACAGGAAACATTTTATATAAAACATTATACAAGTAAAATCGGCATCAACATGATAAAAACATTCTTTTCTCCATCAAAGGCAAAAAAAGAATGGAATCAAAATCACCTGTTCATGAAATACTGCCTGCCAACGGCAACACCCGTCGCATTGGGAGAAAAAAAACATCATGGAAGAATCAGTGATTGTTACATAATCTCCAGGGAAATACCGCATAGCATATCGGTAAAGGAACTTTTAGGCCGTATGCATGAATCTCTTCACAACAACGACGAAGAAAAAAAGAACACCTTGCACAAAAATATTATTACTTTTATTAAAACAGTACATGATAGAGGTTTTTTCCACGGCGAACTTCACGCTGAAAATATCTTGGTCAACACTGATACTGTAACAGATTTTTACCTCATTGATCTTGGCCATTCTCGTTTGAGAACAAATCTGCCATTATCATGGAGAATAAAAGAACTTTCCCGATTCCTGTATTCAATCCTGGACAGTTATTCGCCAGATGAGATACATGTCATGATACGCTTTTATGGAAATCATGAGACACCTTCAGTAAATAATGAACACCTTTTTTCGCTACCCCCTGTTCCTCTCATAAATGCTAACTTCCACACTACAGCAGAGAAAAACCAGGAAGATAAAAGAAAAATCCAGGCGAAAAACCACTCATTACGTCCAACAGAAAAAGACATTTTTCATAAAAAAATCTTAAAAACCATACAAAAAATTAAACGTAAGCGGTGGAAGAGCAGAGCAAAAAAGTGTTTACAAAACAACAATAGATTTTCAGTTGCAAAATACGGCTGCTACACACTACATAAGAGAAATGAATGGAATATGAACACATTGCTTGCCCTTATAGACAAACACGCTTTGTTTCTAAAAGAAAACGTTTCACAAACCATAAAGGTCTCTACCAAAGTCGGCATCACGCGTATTCCGGTCGCAAACGAAAAGTTTGAACACTTGTGCATTAAAGAATACAGATATCTGTCACCATTGAAGGGGATTGCGTATTATTTCTTCGGCTCTCCCGCGCAAAAAGCATGGTTTGCGGCACATGGCTTAAAGGCTCTAGGCTTTCTTACACCTCAATCTGTCGCCCTTTTTGAAACAAAAGCAAACGGAAGACTAACGAAGAGTTTTCTCATTATGGAAGACATTTCAAGGTGTCTTCCCTGTGATGCATATGTAATTCAAAGATTCGGCAACTCACACCGGAAGGTCAATTTCAAAACAAAAACACGATTTATTTTCACCCTGGCAAACTCTTTCAAAAATCTCCATAATTCAGGCATATATCATCGCGATTTAAAAGCAAATAATATCATGGTTGATGAATCGAATACTACATGGTCTTTCTTTTATCTTGATTTAGATCGAGTGCATTTTTACAAAAAAATAACGTCAAAAATAAGGGCAAACAATTTGTCTCAACTGAACGCGTCTCTACCCAATACTATTACGTACACAGATCGATTACGATTCTATCGAACATATGCTGAAATCAACAATCTTTCCACTATGGACAAACAGCTGATCCATTCAATTATCCGTAAAAGCATACAAAGAAAACATGCCTGGAATCCTCGTGTACAGCCTGCTCAGAACTCACTAATACGCAAAAAACAGGAAGAGCAAAACAAACTTCATTAACATATGTAATAAAAACAAAGGAAAAGAGGAAAACGTGAAAAGTGTCTATTTTCTTATACAAGAATGGGATCACCCCGCAAGCAGATACAGAGTATTGCAATATATTCCTTATGTTAAGGAAGCGCAAATCAACGTGAAGGTTGCACTTTTCCCTGACACTTTTCGCAAGTGGATGAAATTGTTCTCAGAAATCCGAAACTACGATATCCTTTTTATTCAAAAAAGACGACTCTGGTTTTGGCAACTATGGTATACCAAGCGTAAACAGGTAAAGATTATCTATGATTTCGATGATGCCGTCATGTTTAAAAGCCCGGTAGATGGCGGGGGAAAATCTTTTAAAAGGCAGAGAACATTCGCGAGAATTATACGATATAGTGACCAAGTGATTGCCGGAAACCAATATCTGAAATCACAAGCCTTGCCTTATAATAAAAACATTACGATTATACCCACAGCCATTGATACCCGGAAATACGCGCAGAAAGATTATAGAAAAAATAAACAAAATATTACGCTAGGGTGGATAGGGAGTAAATCCTCGCTCCCTTTCCTGGAGGAACTTAGCCCGGCTTTTGATCATTTGGCAATCCAGCACCCATCTGTTGAATTAAAGATCATCTGTAACGCCTTCTTTGACTGTAAAAAGATGCCCGTAGTGAAAAAAATATGGGTGAAAGAGGAGGAGAACAGGGATTTGCAGGATATCGACATTGGAATAGCTCCATTGCCTGATCATGAATGGACAAAAGGCAAATGCGCAACAAAGTTACTGCAATATATGTCCATAGGAATTCCTGTGGTTTGTTCTCCTGTCGGTGTGCACAATGAAATTGTACAAGAAGGAGTGAACGGTTTTTTCGCATCATCAATACCAGAATGGATTGAAAAAATCCGCCTTCTTTTACAAGATACCG
Above is a genomic segment from Candidatus Brocadiaceae bacterium containing:
- a CDS encoding VWA domain-containing protein, yielding MTFTHPWFFLLLIPLGLLFFFWKEGAFVGYSSVYCLREPVGTKKIIVRLWKPVFFGAIFFLVVALSHPQTKYYEEDSNIRGREIVLCIDTSFSTTGTAIKTIKKIVGDFIRKRPNDLIGISIFGTDAALIVMPTMEKELLHKSLGRIHSSQMGYQTSIGEGLFTSIAALFEKEMGGEFTITDLRKSINRNYLDDYAIKFAKEMEKRDVLKNKLIILFTDGIYNIGISPDRPCRLLKRLGIKAYVVQVKASDVTGIDADVAAQHIEELQIAVESTKGNFYHAENFGDVARFYDEIDTIEKDKIVVETVSKKRDLSLYPTVAGLFFLLSGIFIENFWMRIP
- a CDS encoding DUF58 domain-containing protein, giving the protein MKKRIRLYLQRLIGNRFEGVFSSYLNAPHGLEFDELRQYQPGDDFRSIDWKATARTGNLHVRINLIDKRVVILFLIDTSRSEKFGSSLITKEQAQSKIMSLLVSAASETGNEIGFITFTDRVENYIRPKAGEKEALKNIKDILLDLPSSKCTDLNTAFTFLCKKSLAPALVFILSDFLAPYNYEQSLKTLSCLHEVVPIIVSDRREANLPNIRGFLTVKDMETHETRIIDISAINKQLPCFTLFRKLELDYLALSTEESEEGWVIKISEFFDKRVRRGGKKKR
- a CDS encoding AAA family ATPase, with product MVKLRTKRSSGKEGIKEKVEAIQSEVGKVIVGQEEMIEGIIIALLSDGHILLEGYPGLGKTVAVKTVARVLDAKFQRVQFTPDLIPGDITGFEIYDPETKKSRVQKGPVFTNVLLADEINRAPAKVQSALLEAMQEKQVTIGRASYPLEKLFLVLATQNPIEISGTYVLPEAEIDRFMFKLNVCYPSYGDERVIAERQALDVEAALSTLLKPEEVLSLRHMITEWLPLRETAPIVKYITRLVRATRPEENNGALGNLVMYGASPRATIALAKASRVYAFIHGDDCILPEHVQKMAYPVLRHRIILTHAAESQGIDSDDIIEKILSRIPRIE
- a CDS encoding FMN-binding glutamate synthase family protein, yielding MSFSKPNASAATRTRNRTPNDRTAASGMCSVCVDECPGYCEIGKSAFRAAENLYPQPFGVITAGADKEYPVDFSHLNIMGTAVGAVGVKADSDQAIFDNVNTETRLGRDKGIKLKLPIMIPGLGSTKVAKTHWDGLAIGSAISGTGLTIGENVCGMDEKAKIVNGRITHSPDMEYRVKSFQDYQKDGYGLIVMQENIEDCRLGVLEYGIDKLGVQAVELKWGQGAKDIGGEVKINNLEKARMLRDRGYIVLPDPYDKTVASLFGKTFSEFERHSRVGMVSEEAFVKRVKELRKAGAKYVFLKTGAYRPADLARAIRYCSISGVDVLTVDGAGGGTGMSPWHMMNEWGVPTFYISALTYNYAHKLASKRQHVPDIILAGGFAFEDDIFKAFAIGAPYVKAVGMARSPLCAAHVGKLIEDQIKEKKIDKTVAMYGKTLDEIFVLASRVNSTFGSKGKTIPAGAMGVYSYYQRIAQGLRQLMCGSRKFALEYITRDDIVTLTRDASEISGITYVMDADKEEAEQILAGKENAKAKKAAKAKVTKKSKSKSKK
- a CDS encoding glycosyltransferase family 4 protein, which translates into the protein MVIYQFIKERGGVERYAFDLSEQLLDKNYEIHIFTHKFDFIQRKKLYFHYVPAITFWSPLKYWTFAVNVPKAIKKTGIKFDLIHGLTQTLSQDIYRVGGGCHWEYMMHTYPLMQCKVGKIILCLNPRHFSLLLLEKIIFKKNKFYQITCISEQCKREIMHHYDLPSNKIEVIYNGVNITLFTPRNKQRYREIMRKQFSISPDKVLLLFVGSGFKRKGLKHVINALPLITNRKKIKVLVAGKGNTQHYYRLALHKGVEDIISFTGIYKHTQELYAAADIFVFPSEYDAFGTACLEAMASEIPVITSETSGVSEIITNGKDGFILNYPIAAKELAKYIQILLEKKVREKMGKAARQKAEMYSFETNAKNTLRVYRKVLDSIL
- a CDS encoding lipopolysaccharide kinase InaA family protein, with translation MELHCEIIRDGRSRKVLKYTNGQETFYIKHYTSKIGINMIKTFFSPSKAKKEWNQNHLFMKYCLPTATPVALGEKKHHGRISDCYIISREIPHSISVKELLGRMHESLHNNDEEKKNTLHKNIITFIKTVHDRGFFHGELHAENILVNTDTVTDFYLIDLGHSRLRTNLPLSWRIKELSRFLYSILDSYSPDEIHVMIRFYGNHETPSVNNEHLFSLPPVPLINANFHTTAEKNQEDKRKIQAKNHSLRPTEKDIFHKKILKTIQKIKRKRWKSRAKKCLQNNNRFSVAKYGCYTLHKRNEWNMNTLLALIDKHALFLKENVSQTIKVSTKVGITRIPVANEKFEHLCIKEYRYLSPLKGIAYYFFGSPAQKAWFAAHGLKALGFLTPQSVALFETKANGRLTKSFLIMEDISRCLPCDAYVIQRFGNSHRKVNFKTKTRFIFTLANSFKNLHNSGIYHRDLKANNIMVDESNTTWSFFYLDLDRVHFYKKITSKIRANNLSQLNASLPNTITYTDRLRFYRTYAEINNLSTMDKQLIHSIIRKSIQRKHAWNPRVQPAQNSLIRKKQEEQNKLH
- a CDS encoding glycosyltransferase family 4 protein, coding for MKSVYFLIQEWDHPASRYRVLQYIPYVKEAQINVKVALFPDTFRKWMKLFSEIRNYDILFIQKRRLWFWQLWYTKRKQVKIIYDFDDAVMFKSPVDGGGKSFKRQRTFARIIRYSDQVIAGNQYLKSQALPYNKNITIIPTAIDTRKYAQKDYRKNKQNITLGWIGSKSSLPFLEELSPAFDHLAIQHPSVELKIICNAFFDCKKMPVVKKIWVKEEENRDLQDIDIGIAPLPDHEWTKGKCATKLLQYMSIGIPVVCSPVGVHNEIVQEGVNGFFASSIPEWIEKIRLLLQDTALLERIGVEGKKTVEQSYSLQANAGKFVQILRDT